The window TCCCATGTCTTTCTAATAATTCTTGAACCACCCTTTTTGCCCGCACAAGCCATTGTTCAGTTTCTTCAACTGGACGATTCCACCAACCAACTTCTCCTAAGTATTCTGGCAAAATTAATTCGGGAAAATTCGCAGCAAAAAAGGCTCGATTTTTCCCTTCCGTAGCTATTGGAGCGTTAGTTCGATCGTCCCGAAAATAAGGCCCTCGGCATTCATGAATATCCACCCAAGCTTTTAGGGGCAAATTTATAGCTTGGGAAATCAAAGTTCCGGTAACTACAGACCGAATCATTAAACTGGAATATAAATGAGTAAAGTTAAAACCAGTGGCATTTTGAAAGTCTCTTTCTGGGACGGAAGTTTCCGAATAATTGTTCCTGAGAAATTCGGCTAAAAGTTGTGCTTGTTTCTGCCCTGTAGTGGTTAACTCTGGGTCATCCGATCGACCTTTACTAGAACCAGTCACCCGCCTATTGTAATTATTTGTAGATTCAGCGTGTCTAATAAAATAAAGCTGCATACTGTAGTAGATATAGACTAATAATTAATACATTAAACTACAGAATATCATAGATATAAAACGCCAAATAATTACTTTTGTTAATTAGCGAT is drawn from Phormidium ambiguum IAM M-71 and contains these coding sequences:
- a CDS encoding histidine phosphatase family protein, with product MQLYFIRHAESTNNYNRRVTGSSKGRSDDPELTTTGQKQAQLLAEFLRNNYSETSVPERDFQNATGFNFTHLYSSLMIRSVVTGTLISQAINLPLKAWVDIHECRGPYFRDDRTNAPIATEGKNRAFFAANFPELILPEYLGEVGWWNRPVEETEQWLVRAKRVVQELLERHGNKDDRVAFVSHGGFYNCFLATLLNFPTGHYYSFILNNAAISRIDFENDKVRLCYLNRLDFLPKDLIT